CAAAGGAGATGTATGGAATATCTTGGCATAGACATAGGTTCAATATCAATTAGCGTTGCCGCAATCGACAGCGGGAAAAATATTATATCAACATCCTATATACGTCATCAGGGCGCGCCCGAAAAAGCGCTAAAGCAATACCTTACAGATAAGGATTTGTCCCGATATGACGGCATAGGATTCACCGGCACCGGCGGTAAAAGGTCGGCGGAACTTCTCGATTATACATATATAAATGAAATCATCGCCACAGCCGCCGCGCTTGTTCAATATAGTCCGCAAACGAATTCAGCTATCGAGATGGGCGGGCAGGGTTCAAAATATTATCGGATAAAAGACAATGCCCTAATAGATTTTTCCACCAGCGGCTTATGCGCCGCCGGCACTGGCTCGTTTTTGGACCAACAAGCAGGCAGGCTTAAGGTATCAATCGAGGACGAATTTGGCAGGCTCGCTTTAAAATCGACAAGCCCGCCTCATATAGCCGGCCGATGTTCGGTATTCGCCAAATCCGACATGATTCATAACCAGCAAATAGGCACGCCAGATTATGATATTATCGCCGGTTTATGCTATGCGGTCGTCCGCAATTATCGAAGCACGATTATCCAGAAGAAAATACTGGTTAAGCCGGTTGCTTTCGTTGGTGGTGTTGCCCTAAACCCCGGCGTAGTGAAAGCGTTTAAAGATGAACTTGGCTTGCAGGATAATGAGTTGATTATCCCTGAAAACTGTCTCTATTTCAGCGCGCTCGGCGCGGCTTTGAAAATCAGCGAAACGCAAATAAAAGCCAAAAAGAAGCCTGTCAAGCTAAAAGCCCTCGACCGCAAACTTACATTGAAAAGAGCTGCCGAACCGCTAAAATATAGCAGCCAGTCAACAAAGAATTATGATATTACATCAAGCCCATCGAAAATTACCTCCGATACCGGCTATCTCGGCGTGGATATCGGTTCGCTTTCCACAAACCTTGTGGTTATCGACTCGGAGGGCAATGTGATGGCGCGCCGCTACCTGATGACTGAAGGGCGGCCTATAAAGACTGTCCAGCGAGGATTAAAAGAAGTCGCCGATGAGCTTGACGGCAATGTTCGCATAGTCGGCGTAGGTACTACCGGCTCGGGACGCTATCTTATAGGCGATATACTAGGCGCGGATATTGTCAGAAACGAAATCACAGCGCAAGCTAAAGCGGCGGTGTTTTTCGACCCGAAAGTCGATACTGTTTTCGAAATCGGCGGTCAGGATTCAAAGTATATAAGTATCGACAACGGCACAGTAGTCGATTTCGAGATGAACAAAGCCTGCGCCGCCGGCACCGGCTCGTTTTTGCAGGAACAAGCCGAACGTTTGGATATATCAATCGAGGAACAGTTCGGCAGTCTGGCTTTGCAGTCGAAATGTCCGGTTGGCTGCGGCGAACGGTGTACGGTGTTTATCGAATCGGATATAATAAGCCATCAACAGCAGGGCGCGCCGCGTGAAGACTTAGTAGCCGGGCTGGCTTATTCGATTGTTAATAACTATCTCAACAAAGTAGTGGGCAACAAAAGAATCGGTGATAATATATTTTTTCAGGGCGGCGTTGCCTGGAATAAAGGTGTAGTAGCCGCTTTCGAGAATGTTGCCGGTAAAAACATAACAGTCCCGCCTCATCATGATGTTACCGGTGCTATCGGTGCGGCTTTGCTGGCAATGGAAAACGGTCATAAGCAATCCACCTTTAAAGGTTTTGGCGTAGCTGACACAACATTCAAGCAGGAAAGCTTTGTCTGCGAGGATTGCGCCAATGTCTGCACTATCAGGAAAATTACTTCAACTGAAGGCAAAGAGCTTTTCTATGGGTCGCGCTGTGGGAAATATGATGACGAAAAAACTGATGAAGAATCTAAAAAAAGAGCCAGAAATAATCCGACTGCGTGGCGCAATCGACTCATGTTTTCCTATGGTAAGAAAGTTCATAAAAAACCAAAAGGCGTTATCGGCATTCCAAGACTTCTGATTCATTGGGCTTATTGGCCGTTCTGGGCGACTTTATTTAATGAATTAGGATTTAAGGTTATAGGTTCCGCCCCGACTAATAATACAATCGTCCGTGAGGGCGCGCAAATTGTCGGTTCGGAAACATGTTTCCCGGTTAAGGTTGCACATGGTCATGTATTAAACCTGCTAACGCGGAATGTTGATCATATATTCCTGCCCTCGGTAATAAATGCCAAAACTCACGATGAAGAAAAACTCGACAGCTATTTCTGCCCCTATGTTCAAGCGATTCCATACCTAGTTAAAGCGGCAATGAAGGATCGTCTGAAAGATGCTTCAATTCTTACGCCAACCATATATTTCGGTTATGGCGATGACTTAAACAAAAGGCAGATTATTGATATAGGCAAATCTTTGAAATGTTCAAAGCGTCTGATTTTAAAAGCACACGAAACCGCTATTAATGCTCAGGATGATTTTAATGCTAAGCTTATCGATAAGGGCAAGGAATATCTTGCAAGCTTCAAGGGCAAAAAGCTGATAATGGTTGGGCGTCCTTATAATACCTGCGACCCGGGATTAAACCTTGAGCTTCCTAAAAAGATTGCTGCGTTGGGAGCATTGTGTTTACCGCCTGATATGATTCCTATCGATAATACGCCGGTAAAGGATATGTATTGGCATTTCGGAAAAACAATTACGCGGATTGCTGATTATGTTAATAAAA
This genomic window from Candidatus Zixiibacteriota bacterium contains:
- a CDS encoding CoA activase, encoding MEYLGIDIGSISISVAAIDSGKNIISTSYIRHQGAPEKALKQYLTDKDLSRYDGIGFTGTGGKRSAELLDYTYINEIIATAAALVQYSPQTNSAIEMGGQGSKYYRIKDNALIDFSTSGLCAAGTGSFLDQQAGRLKVSIEDEFGRLALKSTSPPHIAGRCSVFAKSDMIHNQQIGTPDYDIIAGLCYAVVRNYRSTIIQKKILVKPVAFVGGVALNPGVVKAFKDELGLQDNELIIPENCLYFSALGAALKISETQIKAKKKPVKLKALDRKLTLKRAAEPLKYSSQSTKNYDITSSPSKITSDTGYLGVDIGSLSTNLVVIDSEGNVMARRYLMTEGRPIKTVQRGLKEVADELDGNVRIVGVGTTGSGRYLIGDILGADIVRNEITAQAKAAVFFDPKVDTVFEIGGQDSKYISIDNGTVVDFEMNKACAAGTGSFLQEQAERLDISIEEQFGSLALQSKCPVGCGERCTVFIESDIISHQQQGAPREDLVAGLAYSIVNNYLNKVVGNKRIGDNIFFQGGVAWNKGVVAAFENVAGKNITVPPHHDVTGAIGAALLAMENGHKQSTFKGFGVADTTFKQESFVCEDCANVCTIRKITSTEGKELFYGSRCGKYDDEKTDEESKKRARNNPTAWRNRLMFSYGKKVHKKPKGVIGIPRLLIHWAYWPFWATLFNELGFKVIGSAPTNNTIVREGAQIVGSETCFPVKVAHGHVLNLLTRNVDHIFLPSVINAKTHDEEKLDSYFCPYVQAIPYLVKAAMKDRLKDASILTPTIYFGYGDDLNKRQIIDIGKSLKCSKRLILKAHETAINAQDDFNAKLIDKGKEYLASFKGKKLIMVGRPYNTCDPGLNLELPKKIAALGALCLPPDMIPIDNTPVKDMYWHFGKTITRIADYVNKNNDIHAVYITNFGCGPDSFITHDFSYILKGKPFLTLELDEHSADAGLMTRCEAFLDSISGAEKAVEKIEPAPAIRKIKMLGRKLYVPRMSDLAEIFASALMHCGIEAEAMPESDEKTIELGRRYTNGKECYPAVLTTGDIIKLVQSPGFEHDRSAFFMPAAGGPCRFGQYHHLQKRLLDKLGYDNVPIYSPTSEDSYDDFPGASRGFRMLAWKGFVFGDHLYKLCMSARPGTSDKAGVESIFNKAYKAGCDDVVAGGENLKEILVESSRMFNRLDRNRKPRVKIGVVGEIYIRNNRFANNYLVDKLESFGAEVFIASLIEWVAYTTYMYKYHSLVKREYTELIKAYLQNYIQNREEHRVVKPIHGMLNGNSEKPMGKVLNYAVPYLSRSIGGEAVLSIGKAIDMVHENCGGIVNCMPFTCMPGNIVSALSSEISADLGGVPWLNITYEGPGDPTEDLKIEAFVDQAAAWQAKQRDKVFS